One window of Corvus cornix cornix isolate S_Up_H32 unplaced genomic scaffold, ASM73873v5 scaffold14, whole genome shotgun sequence genomic DNA carries:
- the LOC120412129 gene encoding LOW QUALITY PROTEIN: ephrin type-A receptor 4a-like (The sequence of the model RefSeq protein was modified relative to this genomic sequence to represent the inferred CDS: inserted 1 base in 1 codon): WIWGISEVDLGSLGGSPCPCSPHPRRRWRLRAEKQRRGPGPTPGGLGGKLYIDPLTYEDPEVALRDFAQEIDVTCVTIEEVIGAGEFGEVWRGRLSLPGQPEAEVAVKTLKGGAGERQRREFLREAARMGQFRHPNVVRLRGVVSAGPPAMIVTEFLLHGALDAFLRGREGTLSPLQLVAMLRGIAAGMRYLAEAGFVHRDLAARNILVDAHLVCKVSDFGLSRALDGTGTATPPTPAPWREDPIRWTAPEAIAFRTFTSASDAWSYGIVMWEVLSFGERPYWDMSNQDVINAIEQDYRLPPPPRCPPPLHRLMLDCWQRERSARPTFPHIVXRLDRLIRRPESLRVAPPEPPRVSWERGGGEDTPGGRWMLGSSPACLEQRGAPGPLPPGPPPRPPPGPRWGSGCGAWGWGGYEEPFRSAGVTGLELLPRLRSEDLLRMGVTLAGHQQMILEGAQSLRSPPKGDPQC; the protein is encoded by the exons GTGGATTTGGGGGATCTCTGAGGTGGAtttggggtccctggggggGTCCCCATGCCCGTGTTCCCCCCATCCCCGCAGGCGGTGGCGGCTCCGGGCAGAGAAGCAGCGAcgcggccccggccccaccCCTGGGGGGCTCG GCGGGAAGCTCTACATCGACCCCCTGACCTACGAGGACCCCGAGGTGGCCCTGAGGGACTTCGCGCAGGAGATCGACGTCACCTGCGTCACCATCGAGGAGGTCATCGGCGCAG GCGAATTTGGCGAGGTGTGGCGCGGCCGCCTGTCCCTGCCGGGCCAGCCCGAGGCCGAGGTGGCCGTGAAGACCCTCAAGGGGGGCGCGGGCGAGCGGCAGCGCCGGGAGTTCCTGCGCGAGGCCGCGCGCATGGGGCAGTTCCGCCACCCCAATGTGGTCCGGCTGCGCGGAGTGGTCAGCGCGGGGCCCCCGGCCATGATCGTCACCGAGTTCCTGCTGCACGGCGCCCTGGACGCCTTCCTCAGG GGCCGGGAGGGGACGCTGTCCCCGCTCCAGCTGGTGGCCATGCTGCGCGGGATCGCGGCTGGGATGCGCTACCTGGCCGAGGCCGGCTTTGTCCACCGGGATTTGGCCGCCCGGAACATCCTGGTGGACGCTCACCTGGTCTGCAAAGTGTCCGACTTCGGCCTGTCCCGGGCGCTGGACGGGACAGGGACAGCGACCCCACCTACACCAGCTCCCTG GCGGGAAGATCCGATCCGCTGGACGGCCCCCGAAGCCATCGCGTTCCGCACCTTCACCTCGGCCAGCGACGCCTGGAGCTACGGGATTGTCATGTGGGAGGTGCTGAGCTTCGGGGAGCGGCCCTACTGGGACATGTCCAACCAGGAC GTGATCAATGCCATCGAGCAGGACTACCGGctgccgcccccgccccgctgTCCCCCGCCCCTGCACCGCCTGATGCTGGACTGCTGGCAGCGTGAGCGCAGCGCCCGCCCCACCTTCCCCCACATCG CGCGCCTCGACCGCCTCATCCGGCGCCCCGAGAGCCTCCGCGTGGCCCCCCCGGAACCCCCACGGGTGAGCTGGGAGCGGGGGGGCGGGGAGGACACACCTGGGGGGCGCTGGATGCTGGG CTCCTCCCCGGCCTGCCTGGAGCAGCGCGGCGCCCCCGGGCCACTTCCCCCGGGCCCGCCCCCGCGGCCCCCCCCGGGCCCTCGGTGGGGGAGTGGCTGCggggcctggggctggggcgGGTACGAGGAGCCGTTCCGCAGCGCGGGCGTCAccgggctggagctgctgccgcGGCTGCGCAGCGA GGACCTGCTGCGCATGGGGGTGACGCTGGCCGGGCACCAGCAGATGATCCTGGAGGGCGCCCAGAGCCTGCGGAGCCCCCCCAAAGGGGACCCCCAGTGCTGA
- the LOC120412113 gene encoding LOW QUALITY PROTEIN: transferrin receptor protein 2-like (The sequence of the model RefSeq protein was modified relative to this genomic sequence to represent the inferred CDS: inserted 1 base in 1 codon), whose protein sequence is MLLRLGRAALPRRWRPQRGQGPWGSCCTRTPRTRLDLGGVLGWGGHGCDRPRSWGVPEPPRTGSRPGGAWGVPAVPARPGGAAAAAECGRGDAARDPHQRLRGPAGAARARLLRHRGGAPRFAGAGGGGLGRGHRPPAGARPVLRAIGREGFQLRRTLLFVSWDGGEFGHLGATEWLEGYPDLLHTKVAAYISLDQAVLGAERFVVRTSPTLVNLIESALEQVESPNEAGKSLLEQLTRPGRVWESDVVRPLSPDCGAFPFTAAAGVPALELGFDEAVPGGSRAALGTREDTLGRLGGXLRGRLPAVARAVAAVAAQLLLRLGHDPRLPLDPGALGDELVRQLAPLQARGLSLQCLSSARGGVVRAAASLRRDMSGSDSSNERLNRGFNARLMAAEASLLSPFVSRWSPVPPCPAGPGGSHAARAGGRAGDSRDTQGQCPPAPGTAGLDPARHGRSAGRGQLGLRGPWGQGRPRGQRGLRGHGGDHNGTVPILERQPYCPGSRIVLVAILE, encoded by the exons ATGCTGCTGCGGCTGGGGagggcagccctgcccagaag GTGGCGGCCGCAGCGGGGGCAGGGGCCGTGGGGGTCCTGCTGTACCCGGACCCCCAGGACACGGCTGGACCTGGGGGGGGTCCTGGGCTGGGGGGGACACGGCTGTGACCGTCCAC GGTCCTGGGGGGTCCCCGAGCCCCCCCGCACTGGATCCCGCCCGGGCGGAGCCTGGGGGGTCCCTGCGGTTCCTGCCCGGCCCGGGGGAGCGGCGGCTGCAGCTGAGTGTGGGCGGGGGGACGCAGCCCGGGACCCTCACCAGCGTCTTCGGGGCCCTGCGGGGGCGGCTCGAGCCCG ACTGTTACGTCATCGTGGGGGCGCGCCGCGATTCGctggggccgggggcggcggcctCGGGCGTGGGCACCGCCCTCCTGCTGGAGCTCGCCCGGTTCTTCGCGCCATTGGCCGAGAGG GGTTCCAGCTCCGCCGGACACTGCTCTTCGTCAGCTGGGATGGTGGCGAGTTTGGACATTTGGGGGCAACCGAGTGGCTCGAG GGCTACCCCGACCTCCTCCACACCAAAGTCGCCGCCTACATCAGCCTGGaccaggcagtgctgg GGGCCGAGCGGTTCGTGGTCAGGACCAGCCCCACCCTGGTCAATCTCATCGAGAGCGCCCTGGAGCAG gTGGAGAGCCCGAACGAGGCCGGGAAAagcctcctggagcagctgacGCGGCCGGGCCGGGTCTGGGAGAGCGACGT GGTCCGCCCCTTGTCCCCTGACTGCGGCGCTTTTCCCTTCACGGCCGCCGCGGGGGTCCCGGCGCTGGAGCTCGGCTTCGATGAG GCCGTGCCCGGTGGCTCCCGTGCGGCGCTGGGGACCCGCGAGGACACCCTGGGGCGCCTGGGGG GGCTGCGGGGGCGGCTGCCCGCCGTGGCCCGGGCAGTGGCCGCGGTGGCCGCCCAGCTCCTGCTGCGCCTGGGCCACGACCCCCGGCTGCCCCTGGACCCTGGTGCGCTCGGGGATGAGCTGGTCCGGCAGCTGGCCCCGCTCCAG GCGCGGGgcctgtccctgcagtgccTGTCCTCGGCCAGGGGGGGCGTGGTGCGCGCGGCGGCCTCGCTCCGTCGCGACATGTCGGGATCCGACAGCTCCAACGAGCGCCTCAACCGCGGCTTCAATGCGCGGCTCATGGCC GCCGAGGCGTCGCTGCTGTCCCCGTTCGTGTCCCGCTGGTCACCCGTTCCGCCATGTCCTGCTGGGCCGGGGGGGTCACACGCTGCCCGCGCTGGTGGCcgagctggggacagcagggacacgCAGGGACAGTGCCCGCCTGcgcctggcactgctggcctGGACCCTGCGCGGCACGGCCGGAGCGCTGGCCGGGGACAGCTGGGACTGCGGGGACCTTGGGGACAGGGGCGGCCTCGGGGACAACGGGGACTGCGGGGACATGGGGGGGA CCATAATGGAACAGTGCCCATATTGGAGCGGCAGCCATATTGTCCTGGCAGCCGTATTGTCCTGGTGGCCATCTTGGAATGA